The Oscillatoria sp. FACHB-1407 genome includes a region encoding these proteins:
- a CDS encoding DUF928 domain-containing protein → MPLLHNVCSSLVVVGSLIASLLATPAQAQIEFRADPQARLPEEYRQRRQEPNYAGCPCGCNRPRLMALIPESTPALTVSTHPEFFISVPAASEISHPPKAEVWGEFWVSHADTQHLIYFIRLPMPEQATVLRLRLPADLPGLDIDKDYEWGFNLNCDEEYRTGVYGIVRRVAFPADIEALGEQATPHERATHYANAGIWVEAIATLAQARQNAPDDLEILNDWRSLLQSAALGPVAEQPLLYEYILEE, encoded by the coding sequence ATGCCCTTACTCCACAACGTGTGTTCTTCACTGGTTGTCGTTGGGTCGTTGATTGCCTCACTGCTTGCGACTCCAGCCCAGGCACAGATTGAGTTTAGAGCCGATCCGCAGGCACGGTTACCAGAGGAATATCGACAACGACGACAGGAACCCAACTATGCGGGATGCCCCTGTGGGTGCAATCGACCGCGTCTGATGGCTCTTATTCCTGAAAGTACCCCCGCATTGACCGTCTCAACCCACCCTGAGTTCTTTATCTCGGTTCCTGCTGCTTCAGAAATCAGCCATCCCCCTAAGGCAGAAGTTTGGGGAGAGTTTTGGGTGAGTCATGCCGATACGCAACACCTGATTTATTTCATTCGATTACCGATGCCTGAACAAGCAACGGTTCTAAGACTCCGGTTGCCTGCCGATTTGCCAGGGTTAGACATAGACAAGGATTATGAGTGGGGGTTTAACCTCAATTGTGACGAAGAGTATCGGACTGGCGTTTACGGAATCGTTCGGCGTGTGGCTTTTCCCGCAGACATTGAGGCATTGGGGGAGCAGGCAACTCCTCACGAACGCGCTACGCATTACGCTAATGCTGGAATTTGGGTTGAAGCGATCGCCACACTCGCTCAAGCACGACAGAATGCTCCAGATGATTTGGAGATCTTGAATGATTGGCGATCGCTGTTGCAATCTGCCGCCTTAGGGCCTGTAGCAGAACAACCTCTGTTGTATGAATACATACTTGAAGAGTGA
- a CDS encoding fructosamine kinase family protein gives MWNQIATHISQATQQDFQIKHSRPVGGGSINQAYAVVDGDTAYFVKLNQASRVAMFETEAIALRQMLETRTIRVPKPIVWGTADSSSYLVMEWLDLGYGTHQSWHDMGTQLAAMHRVTSARGFGWDQDNVIGATPQPNPWTADWVEFFTEHRIRHQLQLARRRGGHFPKQDQLLAAIPRLLADHHPQPSLVHGDLWSGNAVVTKLGEPVIVDPAAYFGDREVDLAMTELFGSFPNDFYRAYNDAFPLEPGYQQRKILYNLYHILNHFNLFGGGYESQANRMIESLL, from the coding sequence ATGTGGAATCAGATTGCTACCCATATTTCTCAGGCGACTCAGCAAGACTTTCAAATTAAGCACTCTCGTCCAGTGGGAGGGGGCAGCATTAACCAGGCGTATGCGGTTGTGGATGGCGACACAGCCTATTTCGTCAAACTCAATCAGGCAAGCCGTGTGGCAATGTTTGAGACAGAGGCGATCGCCCTACGGCAAATGCTGGAAACGCGCACCATCCGAGTTCCCAAACCGATTGTTTGGGGCACGGCAGACAGTTCCTCTTATTTGGTGATGGAGTGGCTCGATCTGGGTTACGGCACGCATCAGTCCTGGCATGACATGGGTACGCAGTTAGCGGCCATGCATCGAGTGACGAGTGCGCGTGGGTTTGGCTGGGATCAGGACAACGTCATTGGAGCTACTCCCCAACCTAACCCCTGGACAGCAGACTGGGTGGAATTTTTCACAGAGCACCGAATTCGTCATCAATTGCAACTGGCACGACGACGCGGCGGACACTTTCCTAAACAAGACCAACTCCTTGCCGCGATTCCCAGACTTTTGGCAGACCACCACCCCCAACCGTCTCTCGTCCATGGTGATTTGTGGTCAGGCAACGCAGTGGTGACAAAACTGGGGGAACCTGTGATTGTTGATCCGGCGGCTTACTTTGGCGATCGCGAAGTTGACCTGGCGATGACTGAGCTATTTGGCAGCTTTCCCAATGACTTTTACCGAGCTTACAACGATGCCTTTCCGCTTGAACCGGGGTATCAACAGCGCAAAATTCTCTATAACCTGTATCACATCCTCAACCACTTCAACCTCTTTGGCGGTGGCTATGAATCTCAAGCCAATCGAATGATTGAGTCATTGCTCTAA
- a CDS encoding tetratricopeptide repeat protein: MNRFLTRAIAALSLTLPLNAAMPTAQAIAQPIPWQFDEQTLQPTFPVNREQRSLYLGCFIQQAQLDADGRLPAYRRSEVVFELLYLAVGFQQQGQPTQAKQALDQAASLLLTEDLYWSEILILEKIAGEYIQQGFLEEGRSRLEQTLIAARQPNVVESTVTEGLFARIAGHYRLSDRLEQSRAVLAEARQIAQREGYRFSSEGLGLMAVEYIKLGDYDSADAMVADARQTLPDTLTGFHRWLTVQPMIRQYINVGADDRAQRLIAQEPRAEQLQLLQVMAEQYASIGQAEPGLAALDQAVAIAKTTSYEDMQYAMLDPHRLWLELVEQYIQLGQPERALHAIAGVEQWSDPRTPEYLKLYITAAMGRTDATFETLESSINEYGNWRDIEVVWDMTLSRIIKLYTERNQLDHLERLYALAPFQKGATDIFPWQHPTRFELALTLGHSYLTTGQTAAAQSIFASVLEDLSNPEVRSTLNYELMIRDLLAWQIKYGQYEAAVQLVEQFPSELNGDYWRPRLACAMQ; the protein is encoded by the coding sequence ATGAACCGCTTCCTTACCCGTGCGATCGCCGCTTTGAGTCTGACACTTCCGTTGAACGCTGCAATGCCAACGGCTCAAGCGATCGCCCAACCCATCCCCTGGCAGTTTGATGAGCAAACCCTTCAACCCACTTTTCCAGTCAATCGGGAACAGCGTAGCCTTTATCTGGGGTGTTTTATACAGCAGGCGCAACTGGATGCCGACGGCAGATTGCCTGCCTATCGTCGCTCTGAAGTGGTGTTTGAGTTGCTCTATCTTGCCGTTGGATTTCAGCAACAAGGTCAACCCACCCAAGCCAAACAGGCACTCGATCAAGCCGCATCTCTCCTTTTAACAGAGGATTTGTATTGGTCAGAGATTCTGATCTTAGAGAAGATTGCGGGAGAATACATTCAACAAGGCTTTTTAGAGGAGGGGCGATCGCGGCTTGAGCAGACGTTGATAGCCGCTCGACAACCCAACGTCGTAGAGAGTACGGTGACCGAGGGCTTGTTTGCCAGGATAGCGGGGCATTATCGCTTATCCGATCGGCTTGAGCAAAGTAGAGCCGTTTTGGCTGAAGCCCGCCAAATCGCCCAACGTGAGGGGTATCGATTTAGCTCCGAAGGCTTGGGGTTAATGGCAGTGGAATATATCAAATTAGGCGACTATGACTCGGCGGACGCAATGGTTGCAGATGCAAGACAAACCTTACCCGACACATTAACGGGGTTCCACCGTTGGTTGACCGTGCAACCCATGATTCGGCAATACATCAACGTTGGAGCCGACGATCGCGCCCAACGTCTCATCGCTCAGGAGCCAAGAGCCGAGCAACTACAATTGCTGCAAGTGATGGCAGAGCAGTACGCATCCATCGGTCAAGCAGAACCAGGGTTAGCGGCGTTAGATCAGGCCGTAGCGATCGCCAAAACGACCTCCTACGAAGACATGCAGTATGCGATGCTCGACCCTCACCGATTGTGGTTAGAGTTAGTCGAGCAATACATTCAGTTGGGGCAGCCAGAACGGGCTCTGCATGCGATCGCAGGCGTAGAACAGTGGTCTGATCCACGCACTCCCGAATACCTCAAACTGTATATCACCGCTGCCATGGGCAGAACCGATGCTACGTTTGAGACGTTAGAATCCTCCATTAACGAGTATGGCAACTGGCGAGACATAGAAGTCGTTTGGGATATGACCCTGAGTCGGATCATTAAGCTCTATACCGAACGGAACCAACTCGACCATCTAGAACGTCTCTATGCCCTCGCTCCTTTTCAAAAAGGCGCAACTGATATTTTTCCGTGGCAACACCCTACTCGCTTTGAGTTGGCTTTGACGCTGGGACACAGTTACCTCACAACCGGACAAACCGCCGCCGCTCAATCCATCTTTGCAAGCGTGTTAGAAGACCTGTCCAACCCAGAAGTGCGTTCAACCTTAAATTACGAACTTATGATTCGTGATCTATTGGCGTGGCAGATCAAATATGGTCAATACGAAGCTGCCGTGCAACTGGTGGAGCAGTTTCCGTCGGAGTTGAATGGCGATTACTGGCGACCTCGGCTCGCCTGCGCAATGCAGTAA
- a CDS encoding SDR family NAD(P)-dependent oxidoreductase: MAVFEGIESVNALIVGANRGIGLGFVQQLLEHKQIGRLYATYRNEASSELLALADQYPQQLHLIRMDITDESQIAEGVAQIKTQTPQLHLVMYCVGVLHEGEMQPEKGLQQIQAENLLRYFQVNSIGAVLLAKHLVPLLKHGDRSVLASISAKVGSIGDNQLGGWYGYRASKAALNMLMRNVAIEYSRKSPKTLVVLMHPGTTDTQLSKPFQRNVPPEKLFSVDRTVTQLLKVIDQLQPDDNGQFFSWDGSRLPW, translated from the coding sequence ATGGCTGTATTTGAGGGAATTGAGTCTGTTAATGCACTGATTGTCGGGGCAAATCGAGGCATTGGTTTAGGGTTTGTACAACAGTTGCTGGAGCACAAGCAAATTGGAAGGCTCTACGCGACCTACCGCAACGAGGCTTCCTCAGAATTATTGGCTCTTGCTGACCAATATCCCCAGCAACTCCATCTGATACGAATGGATATTACGGATGAATCCCAGATTGCTGAAGGGGTCGCTCAAATCAAGACTCAAACCCCTCAACTGCATCTCGTGATGTACTGCGTTGGGGTTTTGCATGAGGGTGAAATGCAACCCGAAAAGGGGTTGCAGCAGATTCAAGCCGAGAATCTATTGCGCTATTTCCAGGTCAACAGCATTGGGGCGGTGCTGTTGGCAAAACATCTGGTGCCGCTCCTTAAGCATGGCGATCGCAGCGTGTTAGCGAGCATTTCGGCAAAAGTCGGCAGCATTGGCGACAACCAGTTGGGCGGTTGGTATGGCTATCGAGCCTCTAAAGCCGCGTTGAATATGTTGATGCGCAATGTGGCGATCGAATATAGCCGTAAGAGCCCTAAAACACTTGTAGTTCTAATGCATCCCGGTACAACCGATACCCAGTTATCCAAGCCCTTCCAACGGAACGTTCCCCCAGAAAAGCTGTTCTCGGTCGATCGCACAGTCACTCAACTGCTAAAAGTGATTGACCAGTTGCAACCCGATGACAACGGACAATTTTTCTCCTGGGATGGAAGCCGTTTACCGTGGTAA
- a CDS encoding CHASE4 domain-containing protein — protein MVKLSSLRIPLIALLAVFGITGVLYLVAAKILLHNFSQAERQLIQRDLQRVQGTINHDLNALQTEVYDYAKWDDTYNFVAEQDKDYAVINWSDAALKNLRLNIILLTDVSSQVLFKRSFNLQTQQDTVFPTTINNAGQLDEALSQYFVNTTGSTGLLMLPEGPLLTASSPILTSTGEGPSRGTLLIGRYLNETAIKRLEHLTQVSLTFYSLYSLDSASLPDDMQQAVSALRDNPNETFIHPLSEDQVAGYMLLRDVYNQPALIVRVDTARTIYQQGQLSLHYLGASLLLIGLICGIAICELLKRLMQSVIVERDRQQLTELNEKLEHLVEQRTMELREQTVALQASKEAAEVANQAKSEFLANMSHELRTPMTAVLGYADILANTDLSAEQQEYIEQISRSGDSLLAIINDILDLSKLEAGTLKLNTKPFNLQDLIDGLVKLFQPQIAQKGLVFTVVVAPTIPATLVGSFDRLQQVLTNLISNAIKFTAVGEITLRVDSVETKDDSGVKLKFSVQDTGIGIAPSDQERIFDSFTQVDSSNARLYQGSGLGLAICRKIVHLMGGEIGVESVLGQGSTFWFTVFVESVRSPSASFDRHTSPTTNASPSVTQILVAEDVKVNQVLLKHVLQRLGYQCDLVSDGQEALEKLAQRPYDLVLMDCQMPVLDGYETTRRLRQREDQQHRTVVVGITAHAMLGDREKCLEAGMDDYISKPFRLQELGDLLKRWL, from the coding sequence ATGGTCAAACTAAGTTCCTTGCGAATACCCCTCATAGCTCTACTTGCTGTTTTTGGTATTACAGGTGTTTTATATCTAGTTGCCGCAAAAATTCTCCTACATAACTTTTCTCAAGCAGAACGCCAACTCATCCAACGCGATCTTCAACGGGTACAGGGTACGATTAACCATGATTTAAATGCGTTACAAACTGAAGTTTATGATTACGCCAAGTGGGATGACACTTACAACTTTGTAGCAGAACAGGATAAAGATTACGCCGTTATTAATTGGTCTGATGCTGCCCTTAAAAATCTGCGATTAAACATCATTCTTCTGACTGATGTATCTTCTCAAGTTTTGTTTAAGAGAAGTTTTAATTTACAAACTCAACAAGATACAGTTTTTCCCACAACAATTAATAATGCAGGTCAGCTAGACGAAGCATTGAGTCAATATTTTGTGAATACTACAGGTAGCACTGGGCTACTCATGTTACCCGAAGGTCCACTGCTAACTGCTTCCAGTCCCATTTTGACCAGCACAGGAGAAGGACCTAGCCGTGGCACCCTGTTGATTGGTCGTTATCTGAATGAGACAGCAATCAAACGACTGGAACATTTAACACAAGTATCACTAACATTTTATTCACTCTATTCACTGGATAGTGCGTCTCTGCCTGATGATATGCAGCAGGCAGTCTCTGCTTTACGAGATAATCCCAACGAGACGTTTATTCATCCCCTCTCTGAAGATCAGGTTGCGGGTTATATGTTGTTACGCGATGTATACAACCAACCTGCCCTAATAGTGCGCGTTGACACCGCTCGAACCATTTACCAGCAAGGGCAATTAAGTCTGCATTATTTAGGAGCATCCCTGTTACTAATAGGGTTAATTTGTGGAATCGCCATTTGTGAGTTGTTAAAACGGTTGATGCAATCCGTGATAGTTGAGCGCGATCGCCAACAGTTAACTGAATTAAACGAAAAACTAGAACACCTCGTCGAACAACGGACGATGGAATTGCGCGAACAAACGGTTGCATTGCAAGCTAGCAAAGAAGCTGCCGAGGTGGCAAATCAAGCTAAGAGTGAATTCTTAGCCAATATGAGTCATGAATTACGAACTCCTATGACTGCGGTATTAGGCTACGCAGACATTCTAGCCAACACAGACCTCTCAGCTGAACAACAGGAATACATTGAACAGATTAGCCGCAGTGGCGACAGTTTGCTGGCTATTATTAACGATATTTTGGATCTCTCTAAATTAGAAGCGGGAACCCTCAAACTCAACACCAAGCCCTTTAACTTGCAAGATTTGATTGATGGTTTGGTCAAGCTCTTTCAGCCTCAAATTGCCCAAAAAGGACTGGTATTTACGGTTGTGGTAGCTCCTACCATTCCTGCCACATTAGTTGGTTCCTTCGATCGCTTGCAACAAGTTCTCACGAATCTCATCAGCAATGCTATTAAGTTTACAGCGGTTGGAGAAATCACCCTCCGTGTTGATTCAGTAGAAACGAAGGATGATTCAGGTGTCAAACTCAAATTTAGTGTACAAGATACAGGGATTGGCATTGCCCCTTCCGATCAAGAACGCATCTTTGACTCGTTCACTCAGGTCGATTCATCCAATGCCCGACTCTATCAAGGCTCTGGGTTAGGGCTTGCTATTTGTCGAAAAATTGTGCATTTGATGGGTGGAGAAATCGGAGTCGAGAGTGTGCTGGGGCAGGGATCAACCTTCTGGTTTACTGTTTTTGTTGAATCTGTGCGATCGCCCTCAGCATCCTTTGACCGTCACACTTCACCCACCACTAACGCTTCACCTTCTGTCACTCAAATTTTAGTGGCTGAAGATGTCAAGGTTAACCAGGTTTTATTGAAACACGTATTACAGCGTCTAGGTTACCAGTGTGATCTGGTCAGCGATGGACAGGAAGCCCTGGAAAAATTAGCTCAACGTCCTTATGATCTGGTGCTGATGGATTGCCAAATGCCTGTTTTAGATGGCTATGAAACAACCCGTCGCTTACGACAACGAGAAGACCAACAACACCGAACTGTCGTTGTTGGTATCACGGCTCATGCCATGTTAGGCGATCGCGAAAAGTGCTTAGAAGCTGGAATGGATGATTACATCAGCAAACCATTTCGGTTGCAGGAGTTGGGTGATCTGCTCAAGCGGTGGTTATAG
- a CDS encoding phasin family protein: MPGFGDLVQKAFYLGVGIASYAGEKASTTLAELRSQAQKLADEMVARGEITAEEAKRMVDEMVSRAQQPPTSTPPPTTEKSEPRRIEILSDDEPAPEAKPETKADGKPEAVDDLRQQVLKLQEELRRLRQD, translated from the coding sequence ATGCCTGGTTTTGGAGATTTAGTGCAAAAAGCCTTTTACCTCGGAGTCGGCATCGCTTCCTATGCGGGTGAAAAAGCAAGCACCACCTTAGCAGAATTGCGATCGCAAGCTCAAAAGTTAGCCGATGAGATGGTAGCTCGTGGTGAAATCACCGCCGAAGAGGCAAAACGGATGGTGGATGAGATGGTGAGCCGAGCGCAGCAACCCCCCACCAGCACTCCTCCGCCTACAACTGAAAAGTCAGAGCCTCGTCGCATTGAGATTCTCTCGGATGATGAGCCTGCTCCTGAAGCTAAACCTGAAACGAAAGCTGACGGCAAACCTGAAGCGGTCGATGACTTGCGGCAACAGGTGCTTAAACTGCAAGAGGAATTACGGCGACTCAGGCAAGACTAA
- a CDS encoding CmpA/NrtA family ABC transporter substrate-binding protein, translated as MSNFSHLTRRKFLATAGASAAGAVFLKGCVGNPPASMVGAVDTTTAAPAAPVAEGEAPETTAIKLGYIPIVESAPLIVAQVKGFFAKYGMTQVEVSKQASWAAARDNVTIGSQGGGIDGGQWQMPMPHLITEGIITNGNKIPMYVLAQLNTQGNGIAIAGTHTGKGLGLNLSNAADYVKGFQATSGRKFKAAYTFPNANQDFWIRYWFAAGGVDPDQDIDLLAVPSAETVQGMRNGTMDAFSTGDPWPYRIVADGIGFLATLTSEMWKFHPEEYLAIRADWVDANPKATKALLKAIMEAQQWCDKPENRAELVQIVAGRNFFNIPKEILEAPYNGKYTMGDGKPEVNDIKQGPLYWTDDLGSVSYPYKSHDLWFLTETMRWGFHNGAIADIDTAKQIIDRVNREDLWREAAQEAGFSDIPSGTSRGVETFFDGIKFDPENPEAYLSSLQIKRV; from the coding sequence ATGTCTAATTTCTCACACTTGACTCGCCGTAAGTTTTTGGCTACTGCTGGGGCGTCTGCTGCTGGAGCCGTTTTCTTAAAGGGCTGTGTTGGCAACCCTCCGGCTTCTATGGTTGGAGCGGTTGATACAACGACGGCTGCACCCGCCGCTCCGGTGGCAGAAGGTGAAGCACCTGAAACAACGGCTATTAAATTGGGCTACATCCCCATTGTGGAATCGGCTCCCTTAATTGTTGCTCAAGTGAAAGGTTTCTTTGCAAAATACGGCATGACACAAGTTGAAGTGTCGAAGCAAGCCAGTTGGGCGGCTGCACGAGACAACGTCACCATCGGCTCTCAAGGGGGCGGTATTGATGGTGGTCAATGGCAGATGCCCATGCCCCACTTGATTACTGAGGGGATTATTACCAACGGCAACAAGATACCGATGTATGTGTTGGCTCAGTTGAATACTCAAGGAAACGGGATTGCGATCGCCGGAACCCACACAGGCAAAGGTCTAGGTCTCAACCTATCCAATGCAGCGGATTACGTAAAGGGATTCCAGGCGACCAGTGGTCGTAAGTTCAAAGCGGCGTATACCTTCCCCAATGCCAACCAGGACTTCTGGATTCGCTACTGGTTTGCCGCAGGTGGCGTTGACCCAGATCAGGATATTGATTTGCTCGCGGTTCCTTCGGCTGAAACCGTACAGGGGATGCGGAATGGCACGATGGATGCCTTCAGCACAGGTGACCCCTGGCCCTACCGGATTGTGGCAGATGGCATCGGCTTTTTGGCAACGTTGACCTCTGAGATGTGGAAGTTTCACCCCGAAGAATATCTCGCTATTCGGGCAGATTGGGTGGATGCTAACCCCAAAGCTACGAAAGCGTTGCTCAAAGCCATCATGGAAGCGCAGCAATGGTGCGACAAGCCTGAAAACCGCGCAGAACTGGTGCAAATCGTCGCAGGACGCAATTTCTTCAATATCCCTAAAGAAATTTTAGAAGCTCCCTATAACGGCAAATACACCATGGGTGACGGCAAGCCTGAGGTCAACGACATCAAGCAGGGACCGCTGTACTGGACAGATGATTTGGGTAGTGTCTCCTATCCCTATAAGAGCCATGATCTGTGGTTCCTGACTGAAACGATGCGCTGGGGCTTCCACAATGGGGCGATCGCTGACATCGACACCGCAAAGCAAATCATCGACCGGGTAAACCGTGAAGACCTCTGGCGTGAAGCGGCTCAGGAAGCTGGATTCTCCGACATCCCCAGCGGCACTTCTAGAGGGGTTGAAACCTTCTTTGATGGCATCAAGTTTGACCCCGAAAACCCAGAAGCTTATTTGAGCAGCTTGCAGATTAAGCGGGTGTAA
- a CDS encoding bacteriohemerythrin, producing MATQPLPCRVEQICMQKFSWDESLSTGVPMIDTHHKELIAAVNDLAEAIEQGKGATYIKKLLIFLKYYAEWHFGHEEQCAAKHKCAIAETNQNAHTQFIQTFGNLHDEYRQSDANEAIAQRIYDELSDWLVKHILQIDTQIGVCIRHAKANG from the coding sequence ATGGCTACTCAACCATTGCCTTGCCGAGTGGAGCAAATCTGTATGCAGAAATTTTCCTGGGATGAGTCTTTAAGCACTGGCGTACCAATGATTGATACGCATCATAAAGAGTTAATTGCAGCGGTGAATGACTTAGCGGAGGCGATCGAGCAGGGTAAAGGAGCAACTTACATTAAGAAGCTTTTGATCTTTTTGAAATACTATGCTGAGTGGCATTTTGGTCATGAAGAGCAGTGTGCTGCAAAACACAAATGTGCGATCGCAGAAACCAATCAGAACGCTCACACACAGTTCATTCAAACTTTTGGCAATCTGCATGATGAGTATCGTCAAAGCGATGCCAATGAAGCGATCGCACAACGAATTTACGATGAATTATCAGATTGGCTAGTTAAACATATTTTGCAAATTGACACACAAATTGGTGTCTGTATACGTCATGCTAAAGCAAATGGATAG